One window from the genome of Thermococcus siculi encodes:
- a CDS encoding SPL family radical SAM protein, with translation MKVRVVKRRTKSLYTRSRIPGVDWTVNQYVGCAFACEYCYAKFLTRWKDYGRWGSWVEVKTNAPELARKRVKGSVVMSTVSDPYQPMEAELKLTRRVLRYMDKRNELSILTKSPLVTRDIDLFKLFDRIEVGLTINGFTGREKRLFEPLTPVHEARVNALKTLKEAGLRTYVFVSPIIPEITDVSAVVEDTRDFADYYFFEVLNLKAAGKEFQGLLREEYPESYTVLTDDEKFGEFLWELKKEIKSLGVKAEGIETHRRGWEFVEL, from the coding sequence ATGAAGGTTCGGGTTGTCAAGAGGAGGACGAAGAGCCTGTACACCCGCTCGAGGATTCCGGGCGTCGACTGGACGGTGAACCAGTACGTTGGATGCGCCTTCGCCTGTGAATACTGCTACGCCAAGTTTCTGACGAGGTGGAAGGACTACGGGAGATGGGGAAGCTGGGTCGAGGTGAAGACAAACGCGCCCGAACTGGCCAGGAAGCGCGTTAAGGGGAGTGTGGTGATGTCCACTGTGAGCGATCCATATCAGCCGATGGAGGCGGAGCTGAAGCTGACGAGGCGCGTTCTTCGATACATGGACAAGAGGAACGAACTCTCGATTCTGACCAAATCGCCGCTCGTCACCAGGGACATAGACCTCTTCAAGCTCTTCGACCGCATAGAGGTGGGTCTGACCATAAACGGCTTCACTGGAAGGGAGAAGAGGCTCTTCGAACCCCTCACACCGGTACACGAGGCGAGGGTGAACGCTCTCAAGACGCTTAAAGAAGCCGGATTGAGAACCTACGTCTTCGTTAGCCCGATAATCCCGGAAATAACTGACGTTTCTGCCGTGGTGGAGGATACCCGGGACTTCGCGGACTACTACTTCTTCGAGGTCCTCAACCTCAAGGCAGCGGGAAAGGAGTTTCAGGGGCTACTCCGTGAGGAGTACCCTGAGAGCTACACAGTTCTGACGGACGATGAAAAGTTTGGGGAGTTTCTATGGGAGCTGAAGAAGGAGATAAAGAGCCTCGGAGTGAAGGCCGAGGGGATAGAGACCCACCGGAGGGGCTGGGAGTTCGTGGAACTCTAA